One window of the Rhipicephalus sanguineus isolate Rsan-2018 chromosome 4, BIME_Rsan_1.4, whole genome shotgun sequence genome contains the following:
- the LOC119389215 gene encoding transmembrane protein 222 → MGICMSSGVIRDFAGPYYVSEDNMAFGRPTKYWMLDPSKARDGVQGWDRGVTEGSEEYRGHMHNLFCDNCHSHVARCLNVMQYSGSTRWNMVKLAMMMPLHSKYVSEQARSYTGRDDKGALSCVRYDLERAAS, encoded by the exons ATGGGCATCTGCATGTCCAGTGGTGTCATACGGGACTTTGCAGGACCGTACTACGTATCT GAGGACAACATGGCCTTTGGCCGGCCTACAAA GTACTGGATGCTGGATCCCAGCAAAGCCAGAGATGGAGTGCAGGGCTGGGACAGGGGCGTTACTGAAGGCTCCGAGGAGTACAGAGGCCACATG CACAACCTGTTCTGCGACAACTGCCACTCGCATGTGGCCCGCTGCCTCAACGTGATGCAGTACAGTGGCAGCACACGGTGGAACATGGTCAAACTGGCAATGATGATGCCACTGCACTCCAAATATGTCAG CGAGCAAGCtcgaagctacacagggagggatgacaagggggcttTGTCATGCGTGCGTTATGACCTTGAGCGGGCAGCATCATGA
- the LOC119389372 gene encoding ankyrin repeat domain-containing protein 49: MMAAASGGNGHMDVDCLPELEASPVQKQQDTVNRCQTDQDVESLSRPTREQSERDLVGESQACQKAGDHQELEDSPVNDPGDPEGQGRDKGQDDQEQQDSEVQAGQKPVDPDEAAARQLRRAAEKGDVATLERLLDADPSLALRTDSDGYTALHRACYADQLEAAQLLLERAPHTLERPTVDGWRPLHSACKWGALNCARLLVDRGADVNAPSEGGLTPLHLAASQARSRALLELLLWSPFVNVEARSRAGDRPADLAHRHSPWASLFVLHSPAVNYY; the protein is encoded by the exons ATGATGGCTGCAGCAAGTGGTGGCAATGGTCACATGGATGTAGATTGCCTGCCAGAATTGGAGGCATCACCAGTGCAGAAGCAGCAGGATACAGTGAATAGGTGCCAGACAGATCAGGATGTCGAAAGTTTGAGCCGTCCCACAAGAGAGCAGAGCGAGCGGGACCTAGTGGGAGAGAGCCAAGCATGTCAAAAGGCAGGAGACCATCAGGAATTGGAAGACTCACCAGTGAATGATCCAGGGGACCCAGAAGGCCAAGGTCGAGACAAGGGGCAGGATGACCAAGAGCAACAAGACTCCGAAGTTCAAGCTGGCCAGAAACCTGTAGACCCAGACG AAGCGGCAGCTCGGCAGCTGCGGCGTGCTGCAGAGAAAGGTGATGTGGCTACTCTTGAGCGGCTGCTGGACGCGGACCCTTCCCTGGCATTGCGCACTGACTCCGATGGCTACACAGCACTGCATCGGGCCTGCTATGCTGATCAGCTGGAGGCTGCGCAGCTGCTGCTAGAGAGGGCTCCGCACACCCTAGAACGGCCCACAGTTGACGGCTGGCGTCCCCTGCACTCAGCCTGCAAGTGGGGCGCACTCAACTGTGCGCGGCTGCTAGTCGACAGAGGCGCTGATGTGAATGCACCCAGCGAAGGCGGTCTGACGCCGCTGCACCTTGCGGCCAGCCAAGCACGTTCGCGGGCCCTGCTTGAACTGCTACTGTGGTCGCCATTCGTCAATGTTGAAGCACGGAGCCGTGCGGGTGACCGACCAGCTGACTTGGCCCACCGCCACAGTCCCTGGGCAAGCCTGTTTGTGCTGCACTCTCCGGCGGTCAACTACTATTGA